A genomic window from Lentibacter algarum includes:
- the katG gene encoding catalase/peroxidase HPI, giving the protein MDGNNVGKCPVMHGAASMNTRSNRDWWPNQLNLKILHQHDRKSDPMGEGFDYAAEFKKLDLAALKSDLTALMTDSQDWWPADYGHYGPFFIRMAWHAAGTYRTADGRGGAGTGNQRFAPLNSWPDNGNLDKARRLLWPIKQKYGNKISWADLFVLTGNVAIESMGGPTFGFAGGRPDIWAAEEDIYWGDEDEWLADGRYSGDRELANPLAAVQMGLIYVNPEGPNGNPDPVASGRDIRETFARMAMNDEETVALTAGGHTFGKAHGAGDPALVGADPESAPIEQMGFGWKNDHKSGKGIDTTTSGIEGPWTANPIQWDNGYFDLLFGYEWELTKSPAGAHIWHPIDLKDEDFAFEVDGSGNKVIPMMTTADMAMRMDPAYEKISRRFHENPDQFADAWARAWFKLTHRDMGPKVRYLGAEVPAEDLIWQDPLPAATGTPVSDADVTALKAKLLACGLSTAELVKTAWASASTFRASDMRGGANGARIRLAPQNGWDANEPEALAKALAAIEAVQAEFNTAGGAQVSLADLIVLGGVAAIEAASGVSVPFTAGRTDATEEQTDAASFDPMEPEADGFRNFQKQEYAIAAEAMLVDRAQLLTLTAPEMTALVGGLRALGVVHGSSCHGVFTETPGKLTNDFFRNITDMGITWSPAGDGVYEGRDTSGKVKWTGTRVDLVFGSNSQLRAISELYAQDDNAEKFVADFVAAWTKVMNADRFDLA; this is encoded by the coding sequence ATGGACGGAAACAACGTAGGCAAATGCCCCGTCATGCACGGCGCAGCCAGCATGAACACCCGCTCAAATCGCGACTGGTGGCCAAACCAGCTCAACCTCAAAATCCTGCACCAGCATGATCGCAAGTCAGACCCCATGGGCGAAGGCTTTGACTACGCCGCCGAGTTCAAAAAGCTTGATCTTGCAGCGCTCAAGTCCGATCTGACGGCCCTCATGACAGACAGCCAAGACTGGTGGCCAGCAGACTACGGCCACTACGGCCCGTTCTTTATCCGCATGGCGTGGCACGCAGCAGGCACATACCGCACAGCCGACGGTCGCGGCGGCGCAGGGACAGGCAACCAACGCTTCGCGCCCCTCAACAGCTGGCCTGACAACGGCAACCTCGACAAGGCCCGCCGCCTTCTCTGGCCAATCAAACAAAAGTACGGCAACAAAATCTCATGGGCTGATCTCTTCGTCCTCACAGGCAATGTTGCCATCGAAAGCATGGGCGGCCCAACCTTCGGCTTCGCAGGCGGACGCCCCGACATCTGGGCAGCTGAAGAAGACATCTACTGGGGTGACGAAGACGAATGGTTGGCAGATGGTCGCTATTCAGGCGATCGCGAATTGGCCAATCCTCTCGCCGCCGTACAAATGGGTCTGATCTACGTTAACCCAGAAGGCCCCAACGGCAATCCTGACCCAGTCGCCTCTGGCCGTGACATCCGCGAGACATTCGCGCGCATGGCCATGAACGATGAAGAAACCGTTGCCCTCACAGCAGGCGGCCACACCTTCGGCAAAGCACACGGCGCAGGTGACCCTGCTCTTGTTGGCGCAGACCCAGAAAGCGCGCCCATTGAACAAATGGGCTTTGGCTGGAAGAATGACCACAAGTCAGGCAAAGGCATCGACACCACAACATCTGGAATCGAAGGCCCATGGACTGCCAACCCGATCCAGTGGGACAACGGTTATTTTGACCTGCTCTTCGGCTATGAGTGGGAGCTCACCAAGTCACCCGCGGGCGCACATATCTGGCATCCGATTGACCTCAAAGACGAAGACTTCGCCTTTGAAGTTGATGGCTCAGGCAACAAAGTCATCCCAATGATGACAACAGCCGACATGGCGATGCGTATGGACCCGGCCTATGAGAAAATCTCGCGCCGTTTCCACGAAAACCCTGATCAATTTGCCGACGCTTGGGCCCGCGCATGGTTCAAACTCACACACCGCGATATGGGACCAAAAGTGCGCTACCTCGGCGCTGAGGTTCCTGCCGAAGACCTGATCTGGCAAGATCCGCTTCCCGCCGCCACAGGCACACCCGTGTCTGATGCGGATGTAACTGCGCTCAAAGCCAAGTTGCTTGCATGTGGCCTCTCGACAGCCGAGTTGGTCAAGACGGCTTGGGCCTCTGCCAGCACATTCCGCGCGTCGGACATGCGCGGCGGTGCCAACGGCGCACGCATCCGTCTTGCTCCACAAAACGGTTGGGATGCCAACGAGCCAGAAGCCCTCGCCAAAGCGCTCGCCGCCATTGAAGCAGTGCAAGCCGAGTTCAATACAGCGGGCGGCGCGCAGGTTTCTCTTGCCGATCTGATCGTGCTTGGTGGCGTTGCTGCCATCGAGGCTGCATCAGGCGTCTCCGTGCCATTCACAGCCGGCCGCACTGATGCAACCGAAGAGCAAACAGACGCTGCCAGCTTTGACCCAATGGAGCCAGAAGCCGACGGCTTCCGCAACTTCCAGAAGCAGGAATACGCGATTGCCGCCGAAGCCATGCTTGTGGATCGCGCCCAGCTTCTGACGCTGACAGCGCCAGAAATGACAGCGCTTGTTGGTGGCCTGCGCGCGCTCGGCGTAGTGCACGGTTCGTCCTGTCACGGTGTCTTCACCGAGACCCCAGGCAAGTTGACAAACGACTTCTTCCGCAACATCACCGATATGGGCATCACATGGTCCCCTGCTGGTGACGGCGTCTATGAAGGCCGCGATACGTCTGGCAAAGTGAAGTGGACAGGCACACGCGTTGATCTCGTGTTCGGCTCAAACTCACAGCTGCGCGCAATCTCCGAGCTTTACGCTCAAGACGACAACGCAGAGAAGTTCGTGGCCGATTTTGTCGCCGCATGGACAAAAGTGATGAACGCCGACCGCTTCGATCTGGCGTAA
- a CDS encoding hydrogen peroxide-inducible genes activator, producing the protein MANITLKQLRYFEALAGQGHFGRAAELCSVSQPALSMQIKELEAQLGMALFERGARQVRLTAFGEDFGRHARGVLRGAEELEEMARKAQEEFSGRLRLGVIPTIAPYLLPRIFKALAAKYPRLDIQVRETLTSKLLEELDEGRLDAAILALPVSEPSFEEVPLFEESFVLVRPEGEAGLPVPSADSLSQMRLLLLEEGHCFRDQALSVCSIPQMRPRDGFDASSLSTLVQMVGAGMGVTLIPEMAVPVETRSATVSLARFASPEPMRSVGMIWRKSSPLIDQLREVAGVVRDAAAYTKEPL; encoded by the coding sequence ATGGCAAACATCACATTGAAACAGCTGCGCTATTTTGAGGCTCTTGCGGGTCAGGGGCATTTTGGCCGTGCGGCGGAGCTTTGCTCTGTGTCGCAGCCTGCGCTCTCGATGCAAATCAAGGAACTTGAAGCCCAACTTGGCATGGCGTTGTTTGAGCGCGGGGCACGGCAGGTCAGGCTAACGGCGTTTGGTGAGGATTTTGGCCGTCATGCGCGAGGTGTTTTGCGCGGGGCGGAAGAACTCGAGGAAATGGCGCGCAAGGCGCAGGAAGAGTTTAGTGGCCGATTGCGGCTTGGCGTTATTCCGACGATTGCACCTTATCTTTTGCCTCGGATTTTTAAAGCCTTGGCGGCGAAATATCCGCGGCTTGATATTCAGGTCCGTGAGACGCTGACCTCCAAGCTTCTGGAAGAGCTTGATGAAGGACGGCTTGATGCGGCGATCCTTGCCTTGCCAGTGTCGGAGCCCAGTTTTGAGGAAGTTCCTCTGTTTGAGGAGAGCTTTGTCTTGGTCCGCCCTGAGGGCGAGGCGGGATTGCCAGTGCCGAGTGCAGACAGTCTGAGCCAGATGCGGCTTTTGCTTCTGGAGGAGGGGCATTGCTTTCGGGATCAGGCGCTTTCAGTGTGTTCGATCCCGCAGATGCGCCCGCGGGACGGCTTTGACGCGAGCTCGCTATCGACTTTGGTCCAGATGGTTGGCGCGGGTATGGGTGTGACGCTTATTCCGGAGATGGCAGTGCCTGTTGAGACGCGCTCGGCCACTGTCTCATTGGCGCGGTTTGCTTCTCCCGAGCCCATGCGGAGCGTCGGTATGATCTGGCGCAAAAGCAGCCCGCTTATTGATCAGCTGCGAGAGGTGGCGGGCGTGGTACGGGATGCGGCTGCGTATACTAAAGAACCTCTTTGA
- a CDS encoding helix-turn-helix transcriptional regulator, giving the protein MPEKLSQRDVVRLRKAMANSQNDSFFKHLKNLLRAKLRFDTLLILQFNPNGAPHFLDGWLRRTAMLQVAMEQYLMGAYRLDPFYQFDTLNEGGAMYRLSEIAPDRFFTSEYYLQYYRQTKLCDEIGLLIPLPSGDIAHISISRREETRPFRRKELQCLRHYSPILLEMLKAHCIYRATQPSPIATLPARHLSQIIQTEAAETLGVKLTKRETQIAGLVLQGHSNASAALKLGMAYETAKVHRRNIYRKLSISSQQELFSRFKEVL; this is encoded by the coding sequence ATGCCTGAAAAACTCTCACAAAGAGATGTCGTCCGCCTGCGCAAGGCTATGGCAAATTCCCAGAACGATTCCTTTTTCAAACACCTGAAAAACCTCCTGCGCGCGAAGCTTCGGTTCGATACTTTGTTAATCTTGCAGTTCAATCCGAATGGCGCGCCGCACTTTCTAGATGGCTGGCTGCGCCGCACAGCGATGCTCCAAGTCGCCATGGAACAATACCTGATGGGCGCCTATCGGCTCGACCCCTTCTACCAGTTTGACACGCTAAACGAGGGCGGAGCGATGTATCGCTTGTCCGAGATCGCCCCAGACCGTTTTTTTACAAGCGAGTATTACCTGCAGTATTATCGCCAAACGAAACTCTGTGACGAGATAGGGCTGCTGATCCCCCTTCCTTCGGGAGACATCGCCCATATTTCGATCAGTCGCCGCGAAGAAACACGGCCCTTCCGGCGCAAAGAGCTTCAATGTCTGAGACATTACAGCCCAATCCTCCTCGAAATGCTGAAAGCGCACTGCATATACCGCGCAACTCAGCCTTCGCCCATTGCCACATTGCCCGCCCGCCACCTTTCACAAATCATTCAAACGGAAGCCGCAGAAACTCTCGGGGTAAAGCTAACCAAGCGTGAAACCCAGATCGCAGGACTTGTCTTGCAAGGCCACTCAAACGCCTCAGCCGCGCTTAAGCTCGGGATGGCCTATGAAACCGCCAAGGTTCATCGCCGCAACATTTATCGCAAGCTAAGCATTTCCTCCCAGCAAGAGCTGTTTTCACGCTTCAAAGAGGTTCTTTAG
- a CDS encoding ABC transporter ATP-binding protein, with protein sequence MRKVYPGQPPVVALADASLEIQDNEFFTLLGPSGCGKTTLLRLIAGFEHPTSGALDMFGEDLLDLPPYKRPVNTVFQSYALFPHLTVAQNIGFGLEMLGRPKAEIKATVEEMMELVKMTEMADRQTGQISGGQQQRVALARALAPKPKVLLLDEPLSALDFKLRKEMQLELKRLQTETGITFIFVTHDQEEALTMSDRIAVMSAGSIRQIGRPRDIYDHPAERFVADFIGDTNFLPAELVSTEEQTGTVRLASGQMTTARIHEGSDVSGQVTLAIRPEHASLVREADGVLAGTLGNVVYFGTDTHYHVGLDDGTAFVIRTQNSPDTAAQFESGARVGVTFGADVAQVLRD encoded by the coding sequence TTGCGTAAAGTGTATCCTGGCCAGCCACCTGTTGTGGCTTTGGCTGATGCGAGCCTTGAGATTCAGGATAACGAGTTTTTCACGCTTCTGGGGCCATCGGGCTGCGGCAAGACCACGCTTTTGCGCTTGATTGCTGGATTTGAACACCCGACCTCCGGGGCGCTTGATATGTTTGGCGAAGATCTGCTGGATTTGCCGCCTTACAAGCGGCCCGTGAATACTGTGTTTCAGAGTTATGCGCTTTTTCCACATTTGACGGTTGCCCAAAATATTGGCTTTGGGCTTGAAATGCTTGGCAGGCCGAAGGCCGAGATTAAGGCGACAGTCGAAGAAATGATGGAGCTCGTCAAAATGACCGAGATGGCGGACCGCCAGACCGGGCAAATCTCTGGCGGGCAACAGCAGCGGGTTGCGCTTGCGCGGGCGCTGGCGCCAAAGCCCAAGGTTTTGTTGCTCGATGAGCCTTTGAGTGCGCTGGATTTCAAGCTGCGTAAGGAGATGCAACTTGAGCTGAAGCGGCTTCAGACTGAAACAGGTATTACCTTTATTTTTGTGACCCACGATCAAGAAGAAGCGCTGACGATGTCAGACCGTATCGCTGTTATGAGTGCAGGCTCTATTCGTCAGATCGGCCGGCCCCGTGATATTTATGATCACCCTGCAGAACGGTTTGTCGCTGATTTTATTGGGGATACGAATTTTCTCCCTGCGGAGCTTGTTTCTACTGAAGAGCAGACAGGGACTGTCCGGCTTGCCTCTGGGCAAATGACAACTGCGCGTATTCACGAAGGTTCAGATGTTAGCGGGCAAGTGACGCTGGCGATCCGCCCTGAGCACGCCTCGTTGGTGCGCGAAGCGGATGGGGTGTTGGCTGGAACGCTGGGCAATGTGGTCTATTTTGGGACGGACACGCATTATCATGTTGGACTGGATGACGGGACAGCCTTTGTGATCCGAACGCAAAATAGCCCGGATACGGCTGCGCAATTTGAGAGTGGTGCGCGGGTTGGTGTGACGTTTGGCGCGGACGTTGCGCAGGTTTTGAGGGATTGA
- a CDS encoding ABC transporter permease encodes MADLSQKEAKRVSRVRWMLLAPALIILLFAASGPLLITLVYSFLSAGDYGGVEWTFSTDAWFNVVMQRDIFDDTLGFSDAHLSIFWRSVKLSLMTTLACIFFGFPTAYFIATRPKKQRDFWMLLIIIPFWTNLLIRTFAIVELIRNEGTLNTVLLALGLIDEPIQMLYTEFAIAVGMVYVYLPLMVLPLYASMERLDFSLVEAGYDLYATRLKVLRRVILPLVKPGVIAGSILVFVPSLGAYVTPRVLGGGNQLMLGNLIELQFGQGRNWPLGAALSITLLAIVMVALLTYVRAVGNEEVKHG; translated from the coding sequence ATGGCTGATCTGTCCCAGAAGGAAGCCAAGAGGGTCTCTCGCGTGCGATGGATGCTGCTTGCGCCTGCGCTGATTATTCTTTTGTTTGCTGCGAGCGGGCCTCTTTTGATCACGCTTGTCTACTCGTTTCTATCGGCGGGCGATTATGGCGGTGTTGAGTGGACCTTCTCAACAGATGCTTGGTTTAACGTCGTTATGCAGCGGGATATTTTTGACGACACTCTTGGGTTTTCGGATGCGCACCTCAGCATCTTCTGGCGCTCTGTAAAGCTTTCGCTGATGACCACGTTAGCCTGTATCTTCTTTGGGTTTCCGACGGCCTATTTTATCGCCACGCGGCCCAAAAAACAGCGCGACTTCTGGATGCTGCTGATCATTATTCCCTTTTGGACCAATCTATTGATCCGAACCTTTGCTATTGTTGAGCTGATCCGCAACGAAGGGACGCTGAACACAGTATTGCTGGCGCTTGGGCTGATCGATGAGCCGATCCAAATGCTTTACACCGAATTCGCGATCGCTGTGGGCATGGTTTATGTCTACCTGCCACTGATGGTTTTGCCGCTGTATGCCTCGATGGAGCGGCTCGACTTCAGCCTCGTTGAGGCGGGGTATGATCTTTATGCTACGCGCCTAAAAGTGCTGCGCCGTGTGATCTTGCCGCTGGTCAAGCCGGGGGTGATTGCAGGGTCAATCCTTGTTTTTGTGCCCTCGCTTGGAGCTTATGTGACGCCGCGGGTTTTAGGCGGGGGCAATCAGCTTATGCTTGGTAACCTTATCGAGCTTCAGTTTGGGCAGGGGCGCAACTGGCCACTTGGGGCGGCGCTTTCGATTACTTTGTTGGCGATTGTTATGGTTGCGCTGCTCACTTATGTGCGCGCCGTCGGGAACGAGGAG